TCTGTTGACTTCTTCTTTTATCTTAAACTCTTTTATCTTTTCCTTAAGCTTGCCATTTAAAACCCTTAAATCGTCAACAAAGTTGTTTTCTGAAGCAAAAAATAGAAACTCATTTATGCTGTCAACATTGTATATGTCGAGTAGTTGCTTTAACTTCTCTTCGCTTTTTATAAGTTCGTTGATGAGTTTCTCTTTTTCTTGAATTACTTCAACCATTTTGTCGCTGTCAACTTCTATAAGGTGTTTTCTCTCTTTTTCTGCAATCTCTATCATCTTCTCGTAGCCTTTAATAAGGTTTGAAAGTATCTCTTTTAATTGGCATAAAACAGCATCATTCACCTTTCCACTCCTTTAAGATTGACTTTGCTATCTCATCGATGTTTGGCTTGTATGTGCCGTTTTCTATTTGAGCTTTAATTCTTGCTATCTTTTCTGCTTTGGAAGATGAATCATCTTGAAGCTCTGCCAATAGCTTTGCCTGTGGAGATATCTCAACCTTGTCGAGTTCACCTGTTTGAGCTTGCTGTTCGTTTCTCTCTTCTGTCTTTATGTCAACCTTTTTTGCTTGCTCGGTTTTTGACTGTTTGATGTATTTGTCTAAGACCCCGCTTAGGTATGCATCTATTTTCATTGCGACACCTCCCTACTTCTTCTTACTTACCTTAATCGGCTAAAACGCTTAAAACTTTAGTATTTTGAGTTAAGGTAAGCAAGAACTTTTTTAACATAATTTTGAGTCTCCCTAAACGGGGGAATACCATTGTATTTTTTAACATTGCCAGGTCCTGCATTGTAGGCTGCTATAGCTTTTTTATAATCCTTAAACTCGTTTATGAGTTTTGATAGGTATTTTGCACCGCCCAGTATGTTTTCTCTTATATCCCAGATATTTTTCACACCCATCTCTAAAGCCGTC
This genomic stretch from Hippea alviniae EP5-r harbors:
- the flgM gene encoding flagellar biosynthesis anti-sigma factor FlgM, encoding MKIDAYLSGVLDKYIKQSKTEQAKKVDIKTEERNEQQAQTGELDKVEISPQAKLLAELQDDSSSKAEKIARIKAQIENGTYKPNIDEIAKSILKEWKGE
- the flgN gene encoding flagellar export chaperone FlgN, whose translation is MNDAVLCQLKEILSNLIKGYEKMIEIAEKERKHLIEVDSDKMVEVIQEKEKLINELIKSEEKLKQLLDIYNVDSINEFLFFASENNFVDDLRVLNGKLKEKIKEFKIKEEVNRMIATEHLRFFSGLLNVYANLLTGENYDKNATRNIKTNIMSVRV